TGATTTATTATCTTCATATTCAGCAGCCGGTAAAATAAAATAATCATAAATACTTCCTGCTCTTAATTTCTTATACACCCAAGTTAAAATGTATCCGCTTTCGTCAATAAATGTTTTTCCGTTTTCCTTTTTTAAAACAATTCTTGCCATTACACCACCGTCTGTTCTTGTTTTTCTTTGATTTGAAACAAAATTCCCGAGAGAATAGGCTACAAAATTTTCGTTTATACTGTCATTTCCGGGTAAATACATCATTTTTTGAATTACATGCGGATGCGAACCTATTATTATATCAACACCTTCTTCAAATAAATAAGATACTAAACTTGTTTGCGTTTTATTCGGATAACTCTGATATTCACTGCCAAAATGCAACAGAATAATCAATTTATCCAAACTGTCATTTTCAGCAGAGTCAATATCTGCTTTAATGATTTTTCGGTCAATTAAATTTACAACAGAAGGTTTCGGTACAGGAATTCCGTTAGTTCCGTATGTGTAATTTAATATCCCTACTCTTATACTGTCTTTTTCTATAATAAGAAGATTAATCGAGTCTCTTAATTTTTGATTTTTAAAAGTTCCTGTGTGCATAATTTCAAGAGTATCCAAAACATCAAGAGTACGGTTAATTCCTTGTAATCTTCTGTCACAACTGTGATTATTTGCTGTTACAAAAACATCAATTCCGGCGTTTTTGCATGCTTCAGCCAAAGCATCAGGCGAACTGAATTGCGGATAACCTTTATATACAGGGCCTGCCAATGTAACTTCAAGGTTTGCTATAGTAAAATCCGGTTCAGACATTACATCTTTCAAATAAAAAAAAACTGTATCGTAATTATATTCTTTTTTTATCGGATTGTAAGCAGAACGAATTTGAGGACCGTGTCCCATAAGATCACCGATAAATAGAAGTGACATTGTATTTCCCTTTATAGTATCCGGTATTGATACCAAGGTGTCGCTTTCAATTTTAAGTGAATCTGTTTGACCGAATAGTTCCCCTGTCAAAAAAAATGTTACGAAAATCAAAAAAATATTTCTGTACATGATTTCTTTCATATTTAAATTTATAAATATATACGTATTTTGAATTTTATTTTTTTAGTTTTGTTAATATAAAAATTAAAACGCCAAATATATTTCAGTTTAGCGGAAATAAAAAATACTTTAAATTATGTGTTTAGCAGTACCCGGTAAAATAATTTCTATTGATAACAGTAATTCCGATTTTATAATGGCAAAAGTAAGTTTCGGAGGTGCAGTAAAAGATATCAGTATTCAATGGTTGCCTGAAGCAAAAATAGGCGATTATATTGTGGCTCACGTAGGAACAGCTATAGAAATCATCAACAAAGAAGAAGCAGAGTTAGCCATAAAAACTGCCAATGATTTTGCAAATATGCTTGAAATTGAAGATGAAAATCATTTAATATGAAATTTGTAGATGAATTCAGAGATATTAAAACTGTTGAAAATCTTTCAAAAAAGATTCATGCAACAGTTACTAAAGAATGGACGGTTATGGAAATATGCGGCGGGCAAACGCATACCATAATGAAATACGGTTTGCAAGAATTCTTGCCCGAAAAGATAACTTTAGTTCACGGCCCCGGTTGCCCGGTTTGTGTTACACCTTTGGAAATCATAGACAAGGCACATCATATTGCAAGCCGTGAAGATGTGATCTTTGCATCTTTCGGAGATATGTTGAGAGTACCGGGATCGAATACTGATCTTCTGAAAGTTAAAGCTGAAGGCGGTGATGTAAGAATCGTTTATTCTCCTTTAGATGCCGTTAAAATTGCTGAAGAAAACCCGAATAAAAAAGTTGTGTTCTTGGCCGTTGGTTTTGAAACAACAGCTCCTGCCAATGCCATGTCAGTATCAGAAGCAAAACGCAGGAAATTGAATAATTATTCGATTTTAAGTTCTCATGTATTAGTTCCTCCGGCTATGCATGTTATTCTATCTTCACCGAAAAATTTAATACAAGGCTTTCTCGCTGCAGGTCACGTTTGTACTATAATGGGTTATGAAGATTATATTCCTGTTGCTGAACAATATAAAGCACCGATTGTTGTTACAGGATTTGAGCCTGTTGATATTTTAAAAGGAATTTTAGCAACTGTAAAACAATTAGAAAATAATCAATATTTTGTTGAAAACGAATATAAAAGATTAGTAAAAAAAGAAGGAAACACAGCAGCAAAAAAGGCAATATTTGAGGTATTTGAAATTACTGACAGAAATTGGAGAGGTATAGGAGAAATACCCTTAAGCGGATTAAAAGTTAAAAAAGAATACGAAAAATTTGATGCTGATAAAATATTTAAATTAGAAGATTATAAGAAAGAAGAACCAAAAGTTTGTATTGCAGGTGAGATTATGCAAGGATTAAAAAAACCAAACCAATGCCCGGCTTTCGGAAAAGAATGTAAACCGGAAAATCCCTTAGGTGCACCGATGGTATCATCGGAAGGTGCATGTTCGGCTTATTACAGATATAAAAAGTAGAAAATTATAAAGTTGAGCCCACTCCAAAAAGCTAAAAAACAAAAAATGCCACAAAAACACCAAGACACAAAAAACTACAAAACAGTCACTATCAACAAATTAATTTTAGTGAAATTTTGTGTTTTTGTGCTTTAGTGGCTAAAAAACACTTTTCGGGGTGGACTCAAAGTTTAAAATTAAAAGTTATATATAAAAAAGAATTATGTTAATATTGTTATTAGGAATCATAGCAAGTGCAACTCATGTTATTACCGGGCCTGATCATTTGGCTGCTGTTACACCTTTGGCCATTGAAAATAAAAAGAAGTCATGGATAATAGGTATTTCTTGGGGAATAGGCCATACTACAGGTTTATTATTAATCGGAGTTTTATTTTACTTGTTCAGAGATTTTATTCCTGTCAAATTAATTTCAGAATACAGTGAAATCATTGTGGGAGTAATTTTGATTGTTATCGGTTTATGGGCTTTTTATAAATTATCAAACAAACACTTACACAAACATAAAGAAACTAAAAATATTTCGGCAGCAATAATAGTAGGGATATTGCACGGATTTGCAGGCATCTATCATATACTGATTGTTTTACCTGCATTAGCTTTGCCTTCAAAAACTGATGCTGTATTTTATCTTTTTGGATTTGCCGTCGGGACAATTATTGTCATGGCAGTTTTTGCTTGGTCATTAGGCTCAATATCTGAAAAAGCTTCTAAACTAAATAAAAATAAATTTCTGACAGGTTTCAAGATATTCGGAGGTTCTGCAGCAGTTATTGTAGGTATAATTTGGATTATTGTCAGTTTAAAATAATAATGTAAATGTGTTAATGATTGAACGCTTTAATATTTCATTCTGTCATTCTATCATTCTATCATTCTATCATTCTATCATTCTATCATTCTATCATTCTATCATTTTATCATTTTATCATTCTATCATTCCGTCATTCTGTCATTTTATCATTTTTATATTATTAATGCAACCTTTTATTTTTTATATTAGTCTTTTTAAAATAGATATATTAATTTTACTTAAATTTTAAAGACATGAAACACACTTACTCTTTTATCTTTGGATTTCTGGTTCTTTTTATTTCAGAAATTACTTTTTCACAAGCAATTATCATTGATCATAATTGTTCAAAACTTGAACCGATTCCTGAAACTGCAATTATTCAAGCATCTCAAACTCTACATATTGCATACGGACATACATCTCACGGAAGTCAACTTATAACCGGTATGACAGGACTTATTGGACAAACAAATTTGGTAGGCTATAAAGGAGATATTTATGAATGGAATGAAGGCGGAACAGGAGGAGCTCTTGACATTGATGATTATTTTGTTTCAGGTGATCTTGGTCATAACGGCAACACACAATGGGCAACGGATACAAGACCGTATTTGGATAATCCTGATAATAGTGATGTTAATGTTGTAATTTGGTCATGGTGCGGCGGTTGTTCGGATAATACTTATGACGGTATTCAAATATATTTAGATGCTATGAACCAATTAGAAATTGATTATCCGGATGTTCAATTTGTTTATATGACAGGGCATACAGATATTTGGCATGATGCTGTTTTAAAAGCTAACAATCAACAGATTAGAGATTATTGCACGGCTAACAATAAAATTTTATATGATTATGCAGATATTGAAAGCTATGATCCTGACGATGCTTATTTTGAATTTGTTAATGACAATTGTAATTATTATGATGACGAAACAGGATCAAATCTGCTCGGAAATTGGGCAACAGAATGGCAAAATTTACATACCGAAGGAGTTGATTGGTATGATTGTTCTGCTTCTCATTCACAAGCTCTAAACGGAAATCTGAAAGCCTATGCTGCTTGGTGGCTATGGTGCAAGCTTTCAGGATGGGAAGGAACAAGTGATATTGAAAATCAAAATACAACTATACAATCAAACTTTGAAATATATCCTAATCCGGTAAAAACCATTTTAACAATTAATTCAAAAGAACCAATAAATAATGTTGAAATAATTGATATTACCGGAAAATTACTAAAAACAAATTTGCGTCTTTCCGATAAAAAAAATATTGATGTTTCCGATTTAAAACCGGGAATTTATTTTATTAAAATAAACAATATGAAAACATTAAAGTTTATAAAAATATAGAACAAAACTTATTCAGGGTTTCACTCAAAGTGAAGCCCTGAATTATATTTTTTTACTCATAATATTCAAAAGCATCAATAATATCAAGATAAGTTCCGTCAAAACCGGCATCTAATATCTTTTTAAGGTAAGAATTATCATTGCCGAAAATAATATCTTGCCAATCTTTTTCCCAATACCATACTTTATAATTTCCTTCCCAATCAGGGTTTTCTTTATCTAACCAATCCGGTTCGTCTTTTTTCCATTCATCTTTCCAATAATAACGATAATCTTCAGCTTCACCTATGCTCATATACGAAATTACCAAGCGTTTTGCTCCGTTAAGTTTTGTTTTCAATGAAGTAATATCATTCTCAGTAAATTCACTGTCATTAAAAAAGAAATCCATTATAATTACATCATAATTTGTTTGAAAAACTGCATTTATAAACTCTTGTTTAGATGAGTAATTCTCCGGGTTAATCAAATATAAAAAGTTTTTGGCATCAGCAAGTGTAATTATATCATCTGTGTTTACATTGTATGGTTCCGCAGGATAATCAGGTATTACATTCAAATCCCTTTCAGAAGCAGAAAAAGAAATATAAGACTTTGCAAAATTCTTTGAATATGAATCATCCATCTTTGAATGAGTTGAGCAATAATCTGTTACAAGAACTTCTACACCGTTTTGCTCTTCAACTTTCAAAAAAGCTAAGATATAATTCATGTCATCTTCAGAAGTTGCTTGGTCATCATTATCATAACCGTAAAACAGGTCTTCTCTACCTTGCCCGTCAACTGCATTCAAATAGTTTGTTGCCTTAGCTTCGCCGGGTTCACCGCTTTCAGTTGCTAATTGTTCTCCGTTTTGCGGAATAATTATAAAGTCCGAATCAATGTTTTTAGCATACTTACTCAAATCTTGCACAAAATTTCTCATTTCCTGTTTAAAGTCAATATTTTCAGGTGGTTTCTTTTTGCAATTGATAAGTGTAAAAATTAAAAAAAACAACAGTATAAGTTTAATTTTTTTCATTTTGATTTATTTATATAACAAAGAGGGATGGCATTCAGCCATCCCAAATATAATAAATTAAATT
The genomic region above belongs to Bacteroidales bacterium and contains:
- a CDS encoding endo alpha-1,4 polygalactosaminidase; amino-acid sequence: MKKIKLILLFFLIFTLINCKKKPPENIDFKQEMRNFVQDLSKYAKNIDSDFIIIPQNGEQLATESGEPGEAKATNYLNAVDGQGREDLFYGYDNDDQATSEDDMNYILAFLKVEEQNGVEVLVTDYCSTHSKMDDSYSKNFAKSYISFSASERDLNVIPDYPAEPYNVNTDDIITLADAKNFLYLINPENYSSKQEFINAVFQTNYDVIIMDFFFNDSEFTENDITSLKTKLNGAKRLVISYMSIGEAEDYRYYWKDEWKKDEPDWLDKENPDWEGNYKVWYWEKDWQDIIFGNDNSYLKKILDAGFDGTYLDIIDAFEYYE
- the hypD gene encoding hydrogenase formation protein HypD, whose product is MKFVDEFRDIKTVENLSKKIHATVTKEWTVMEICGGQTHTIMKYGLQEFLPEKITLVHGPGCPVCVTPLEIIDKAHHIASREDVIFASFGDMLRVPGSNTDLLKVKAEGGDVRIVYSPLDAVKIAEENPNKKVVFLAVGFETTAPANAMSVSEAKRRKLNNYSILSSHVLVPPAMHVILSSPKNLIQGFLAAGHVCTIMGYEDYIPVAEQYKAPIVVTGFEPVDILKGILATVKQLENNQYFVENEYKRLVKKEGNTAAKKAIFEVFEITDRNWRGIGEIPLSGLKVKKEYEKFDADKIFKLEDYKKEEPKVCIAGEIMQGLKKPNQCPAFGKECKPENPLGAPMVSSEGACSAYYRYKK
- a CDS encoding sulfite exporter TauE/SafE family protein, which produces MLILLLGIIASATHVITGPDHLAAVTPLAIENKKKSWIIGISWGIGHTTGLLLIGVLFYLFRDFIPVKLISEYSEIIVGVILIVIGLWAFYKLSNKHLHKHKETKNISAAIIVGILHGFAGIYHILIVLPALALPSKTDAVFYLFGFAVGTIIVMAVFAWSLGSISEKASKLNKNKFLTGFKIFGGSAAVIVGIIWIIVSLK
- a CDS encoding T9SS type A sorting domain-containing protein; its protein translation is MKHTYSFIFGFLVLFISEITFSQAIIIDHNCSKLEPIPETAIIQASQTLHIAYGHTSHGSQLITGMTGLIGQTNLVGYKGDIYEWNEGGTGGALDIDDYFVSGDLGHNGNTQWATDTRPYLDNPDNSDVNVVIWSWCGGCSDNTYDGIQIYLDAMNQLEIDYPDVQFVYMTGHTDIWHDAVLKANNQQIRDYCTANNKILYDYADIESYDPDDAYFEFVNDNCNYYDDETGSNLLGNWATEWQNLHTEGVDWYDCSASHSQALNGNLKAYAAWWLWCKLSGWEGTSDIENQNTTIQSNFEIYPNPVKTILTINSKEPINNVEIIDITGKLLKTNLRLSDKKNIDVSDLKPGIYFIKINNMKTLKFIKI
- a CDS encoding CapA family protein produces the protein MKEIMYRNIFLIFVTFFLTGELFGQTDSLKIESDTLVSIPDTIKGNTMSLLFIGDLMGHGPQIRSAYNPIKKEYNYDTVFFYLKDVMSEPDFTIANLEVTLAGPVYKGYPQFSSPDALAEACKNAGIDVFVTANNHSCDRRLQGINRTLDVLDTLEIMHTGTFKNQKLRDSINLLIIEKDSIRVGILNYTYGTNGIPVPKPSVVNLIDRKIIKADIDSAENDSLDKLIILLHFGSEYQSYPNKTQTSLVSYLFEEGVDIIIGSHPHVIQKMMYLPGNDSINENFVAYSLGNFVSNQRKTRTDGGVMARIVLKKENGKTFIDESGYILTWVYKKLRAGSIYDYFILPAAEYEDNKSFFKSSVDYEKMKLYIKNSRVLLNKGNVNVAEYEFEYEEN
- a CDS encoding HypC/HybG/HupF family hydrogenase formation chaperone, whose product is MCLAVPGKIISIDNSNSDFIMAKVSFGGAVKDISIQWLPEAKIGDYIVAHVGTAIEIINKEEAELAIKTANDFANMLEIEDENHLI